CGTGGGTATTTATGGGATTTGAGAAGCTCACCTGCAAATCGCCGGTGCTGTAAACTCTCCGCACAGGCGACTCTGACTCCAGGAACTCCGACACCAGCGAAATGGGGTGGGGGTGGCGGCCGTTGTGCTGAAGCGAGTGGCTGCTCACACTTCTCTGGATGAAACTCGGTCTCTGAGTGGAGTAACTCGTGGTGAGGGAACTCGAGGAGCCGCCGCTGCTGCAACTGTTGCCGAGGTCGGAGTTGAGAGGCAGCAGAGCATCGGAGATGGAGACGGAGTCGAAGTCGTCGACCGCAGAGAGGGAGagatgaggaggaggaggaggaggaggcgGAGCTACGGGAAAGATGAAGGGAGGAGGAGGGACGTCGGAGGCCGGAAAGTGGCCGAGGAAGTCGGAGAAGAGGGAGTGGTTGGTGTGTCCGTACATGGCGCGTGGGGAATGGGGTTTGGAGAGAGTGTGGGGTGAAGAGTAGGGATACTTATGGAGGTGGGTCGAGCTGGATGATGACGTGGATGATGACGTCATCTCTTGAGGATGCGTTGACCTCCCTTTTTCAACTCAGATTTGCCCCTCCCTTCAACTCTTCACTTGTTTGAGAGGGTATCCCAATTCTCGTTATtcctctctctgtctctcttctctttttcctGTTCTTTTCTTTCCCCATGCTATGACCATCCTCaagcttaaaattatttactttccaaattaatttacttattttctttaaattaaattaaaaacatattttaaaattatgatttccataaaaattaaaaataacaatttctagTCGTAGCTCCctagtttttaaatatgtattaaaattacacttttaaaatatgatttttaaatttatactaaaacataattcttaagatgaattaaaaaatagataataaaaattataatactttttaatatacttaaatgatgtttatttttttactgaataaaaaaaatcaaaatatttttttttccattgaattaaaaataatccgttaatatcaactaatataactaaaaaaaattattatattaattacaagtttactttaattatattgattgatatcaacaaactacttttaatttaatagaaaaaaatccaatattttaattttttctattcagtaaaaaaaatactttctattCAATAAATGGGATTCACGGTATATTTTATTTGTGACCAGGTGCTTCGAACCTAAACTCGAAAAATTCAACACCTCAAATCTATACTACATTGATGATGTTAGTGGAAAAGGGTTGAGAGTAGTAgtagtaatagtaataataataattaataattcatCATTATTAAGATTTAATTTCCAACTGTCAATTTAATGACAAAAGCCTAGCCACCTTGAAAAAAAGtacattaaaaaatacttaaataattTGTGCTAATCACTTTTTGAGAACTTGTTGGAGAGACTTGAAGCTTCGCTTGTTCTTACAGTTAGTTTATGCCTAAACAACATAGGCCTCAAGAAAAGACATTGATTCACACCCAACTTGTATTTGACAAAGAGCTACAAAAAgaccccaccaccaccaccaccacccccaccacccccacccccacccccacttGCCCCTCAGTTTCAGAGGGAGACTGATTACATTCATAATTTAATACCATTCCCCATGTGACCACCATTTTATTCCAATCATTTGTATTAGGTTTTGGGATGATTAAAATTAAGGATTTTATTATCAACaaacatcatcatcattaatttGACATCCCGTGTTCCAATTTGCCAATGTGACTGCCTAAAACCTTCCTTCAAACAGAATTAATGTATTGTTTCAATTtgtggttttttcttttaatacatCCAATTTTCATTAGTATTTTAGGCCTTCATACCTCAAACCATGCTAGTGGGCACGACTCCCTTCAACATCATGTGCATGATGCATTGGTTTTTGCTCGATATTTTGATGTTTATGTTAAGCTATTGATTCGAGAGCCAAAAGGGTAAGTTTATTTGTTATTGAGATATGAAATCATCTAAAAAGGGTGAAGAGGTAGTTCAAACTTGATCATGatcctttctttcattttgtttgATCGATTGGTCAAATCAAATtactt
The sequence above is drawn from the Vitis riparia cultivar Riparia Gloire de Montpellier isolate 1030 chromosome 6, EGFV_Vit.rip_1.0, whole genome shotgun sequence genome and encodes:
- the LOC117916651 gene encoding uncharacterized protein LOC117916651 isoform X2, producing the protein MYGHTNHSLFSDFLGHFPASDVPPPPFIFPVAPPPPPPPPHLSLSAVDDFDSVSISDALLPLNSDLGNSCSSGGSSSSLTTSYSTQRPSFIQRSVSSHSLQHNGRHPHPISLVSEFLESESPVRRVYSTGDLQYACRKTLADSRPRIRGRFARNEEIEKGSQSQWSNLGGEECEEDDDNWTNFLDAFSANLVP
- the LOC117916651 gene encoding uncharacterized protein LOC117916651 isoform X1, with the translated sequence MYGHTNHSLFSDFLGHFPASDVPPPPFIFPVAPPPPPPPPHLSLSAVDDFDSVSISDALLPLNSDLGNSCSSGGSSSSLTTSYSTQRPSFIQRSVSSHSLQHNGRHPHPISLVSEFLESESPVRRVYSTGDLQRINMMQHHHRPEISISNDTSIIEGMMTKASRYSPEEKKERIERYRSKRNQRNFNKKIKYACRKTLADSRPRIRGRFARNEEIEKGSQSQWSNLGGEECEEDDDNWTNFLDAFSANLVP